TCTGTTATTGgagtaagttttttgtttaatgaagtagttcctgaaaaaaattattaaaacatttatttgaagttaaccAACGCAGTTTATAATTCTGAAAGAGATGCTAGCAGATTCCTGCAGGATTCTAGTATAAGACTTTATCATTTGTACAATGAAATCTCAAATGAAACTTATCAAATTGACGATAAGCTTTTCTTTGCTGCCTTAGAAGACAATGGAATAGCTCATAGGATAGCAAATGTGATATTATCGGTTTCTAAGGAGGCCAGGAAATATAATACTGCCGGCTTTAAGAACTTAAATGTAATAAAGGGAATTCGGAAATTAAGATCGGCAGACTTATTTGTTCTTGAAGATGATTTCTTCAGTAACTTGGCTACGTCACTGTTGGGACTTCAGGGTGCTGCAACGGAAAAAGATGTCTGTAGTTATATGGAACCAGGAAATTGCAACATGGCCCTACTTCCAGATATAAGAAAAGTTTTCTCCAACAGCCTTGATCCTAAGGAACTGCAATACTATTGGGGAGAATGGCGCCAGAAGCAGTTGAGTTCAGgaaatttgaagtttatgaaTATAGTAGAACTCTTTAGGAGAGCTGCTGATTTAAATGGTGAGTAAAATCTTTGGCGATATTTCAATTATGtatgaacaaatttgtttgtggCATTTCAGGACAGTCGGTGCGTGAGTTTTGGTTCCGAAATTACGACGATCTGGAATTTTTCAATGACATGGAGATTGTTATGGGACAATTAAAGCCTTTTTATCAGGAGTTTCATGCTTATATTCGACTTGAGTTATCAAGAAAGTATGGAACTGCAGTTGTGAACCAAGAGGGACCGATACCGGATCATCTAATTGAGCAAGTCTTGCTACAGGCCTGGAAGAAAGAAAGTGTGCTGAGTCAATCTTATCCCAAAGAAAGACTACCAAATTTACAGGAAGGTCTTGAATCTCAGGGCTTCGACATTGAGAAAATATTGGAGTATGCTGAAGATTTCTATCAATCCCTTGGTTTTGAACCGATTCCGAAGTAAGTTCTTAATTCCTTACGCAGGCTAATATGccttttaaatgtgtttttttttgtaattctctTACGCAGAACAATCAAAGAAAACCGCTTCAAGTTCATTTCTCAAGGAGTAGGAAAAATTGGAATTGACTGCAAACCAGACATTTTCGACAAGACTTCCTGGATTTACATGAAATATTGCAAAACGTCAACTTTCAAACGCTTCCTTCAAACCCATGGTTATATGGGACGCTTACATTATGCTCTTGAAAAAAAGAACCTCCCATTCTATTTCTTTTCATCTTTTAATTTAGAATATCCTCTAGGAGAAGCGGTGATTCTGTCAGCTTCAACTCCCAATCATATGAACCGAGCTGaaattttgaatcatttcaaCTACACCAATGAACTTGCTATGAATCGTTTATTTAGAATGgtaatatgtatacaaataatgaaaaaggTTTTTGTACCTTGacaattaaatgattttaggGCGTCCATACAATGTTTAATGTTGTACAACATtttgttaatacaaaattgatgaTTGATGTTTTGGAAGCACGAGTGCCATTGGAGAGAGCAAACCAACATTATTGGAAGCTGATGGATGAGTTTGCTGGAATTGAACCACCAGTTGatagaaaactaaaatatattgatttttcgTATAAGTTCTTTGAAGATCTTGCACAAAATCACCAAACAAGGTAATTCAAATCaggaattttcaaaagaatataaaagaaaatccaCACTTAAGCattccttattttttgtattttatagtgATATTTTAAAGAATCTATTCCTacattcttttcttcttcttattttagaaaatttgctTCTGAAATTCTTGGTTATCAAATGTATGAGTCGTTTTGTCTAACTAGTGGAGGTTTTGTGCCAGATGATCCAAACAAGCCTTTACATGCATGTGATTTCTTTGGAAGTAAGGACGTTGGAACTGCCATGAAGTGAGAATCAACATTGTCTTTTGATTTAAAGTTGGTACGAGTAtcttataatatattatttatttaaattaaagaaaaatgatgaaaatgggATCAGCTACTTCATGGCGAGCTGCAATGAGCAGAGCAGTACAAGAATTTCCAGCAATGTCAGCTAATTCGTTATTAGAATACTATAAGCCATTGCATATCTGGCTAAAGGAAAGAAATAGTTTGTCAGGTACAAAGATTGGATGGATTCCATCTACGAAAGGTAAGTTCGGTTATTAATGAATTTATCTTatattaacaaacattttttcttatattttcagttgttctttaaaaaattgggaatattaaaaatataaataaatacctacctatttcataaaaacaaagataaaacgaataaaaatttgtcaaatattTAGAGGTTGAGTCTTACTAAATAATTTGTctgatgaaaaaataataaaaacaactaatttatttgttcttttcacACGACTTAAATGGTTTTgaactatttttgttgtttatgttaAAATAGAGAGTTATGAAGAGGCTGAAATGCGACCCAAATTCGTGACAGTGTGAAAAAAGTCCTTATTCTGACCCATTTTTCTCATTTAAAGAcctttgaaaaatatgaaatagtatataaaatatttcaaacataaatccaattttagtaattttgtttttgattcttaGTTTTCTTGGAAAACATTGGTTTGCTAAATGTGttatgaaataataattatgaagt
This window of the Eupeodes corollae chromosome 3, idEupCoro1.1, whole genome shotgun sequence genome carries:
- the LOC129951086 gene encoding angiotensin-converting enzyme-like yields the protein MASKVFLICMVASVIGLTNAVYNSERDASRFLQDSSIRLYHLYNEISNETYQIDDKLFFAALEDNGIAHRIANVILSVSKEARKYNTAGFKNLNVIKGIRKLRSADLFVLEDDFFSNLATSLLGLQGAATEKDVCSYMEPGNCNMALLPDIRKVFSNSLDPKELQYYWGEWRQKQLSSGNLKFMNIVELFRRAADLNGQSVREFWFRNYDDLEFFNDMEIVMGQLKPFYQEFHAYIRLELSRKYGTAVVNQEGPIPDHLIEQVLLQAWKKESVLSQSYPKERLPNLQEGLESQGFDIEKILEYAEDFYQSLGFEPIPKTIKENRFKFISQGVGKIGIDCKPDIFDKTSWIYMKYCKTSTFKRFLQTHGYMGRLHYALEKKNLPFYFFSSFNLEYPLGEAVILSASTPNHMNRAEILNHFNYTNELAMNRLFRMGVHTMFNVVQHFVNTKLMIDVLEARVPLERANQHYWKLMDEFAGIEPPVDRKLKYIDFSYKFFEDLAQNHQTRKFASEILGYQMYESFCLTSGGFVPDDPNKPLHACDFFGSKDVGTAMKKMMKMGSATSWRAAMSRAVQEFPAMSANSLLEYYKPLHIWLKERNSLSGTKIGWIPSTKVVL